One segment of Belonocnema kinseyi isolate 2016_QV_RU_SX_M_011 chromosome 7, B_treatae_v1, whole genome shotgun sequence DNA contains the following:
- the LOC117177088 gene encoding uncharacterized protein LOC117177088, with protein MGASNENTKAWLEDELIPKLKSCLKRTDSSMSYKVSTPQDSFFLSRVFFLDLKFAENEKREFNSEYNLVVKQPTALKTLNELLKVEVPFTKEILFYRKFAQNSSDYPRCFYTLDKAPYDSLVILENLTKDGYQICSKKANLQMEFVLAAVQEIARFHAKSYILKNKQPKEFFNFIEEINKLNSRILASKDSCIMIGANAIGARIVNYLRRENYDKEFCDKIEPILVNACDQIVNNIKRSEEPLTVLCHGDFLRNNIVFKKIDDQIKAKVIDFGAIEYNSPGTDLSKFLILNCTREVRTSKLNFVIDAYHKALCDCLEEADVSNLERFSKPKFLEEYKTTALCVFACNSFFIPRTFDFVSDSVETLINLTGEESYRFYYEVGGDEMTKIFVGILQDLRESGCLDFFLIKNIGKEESGKVAQQESAK; from the coding sequence ATGGGTGCTTCAAACGAAAATACAAAAGCTTGGTTGGAAGACGAGTTGATCCCAAAGCTGAAGTCTTGTTTAAAAAGAACCGACTCTTCTATGAGCTACAAAGTTTCCACACCGCAAGACTCCTTTTTTTTGTCTCGAGTTTTCTTCCTCGACCTAAAGTTTGCTGAAAATGAGAAGAGGGAGTTCAACTCTGAGTACAACCTTGTTGTAAAGCAGCCAACGGCCCTGAAGACATTAAATGAGTTGTTGAAGGTTGAAGTGCCTTTTACTAAGGAAATtcttttctacagaaaattcgCACAAAATAGTTCGGATTATCCGAGATGCTTTTACACACTGGATAAGGCACCATACGATTCCTTAGTCATCCTGGAAAATTTGACTAAAGATGGTTAtcaaatttgttcgaaaaaagcTAATCTCCAAATGGAATTTGTATTAGCAGCTGTACAAGAAATCGCCAGATTTCATGCCAAGAGTTACATATTGAAGAACAAGCAaccgaaagaattttttaattttattgaagaaattaaCAAACTTAACAGCCGCATATTAGCGTCAAAGGATTCTTGTATCATGATTGGGGCAAATGCCATAGGAGCCAGAATAGTAAATTATTTACGAAGGGAGAATTATGATAAGGAATTCTGTGATAAAATAGAACCTATTTTGGTCAATGCTTGTGaccaaattgttaataatataaagagatctgaggAACCTTTGACAGTTCTGTGCCACGGAGATTTTTTGCGGAACAATATTGTCTTCAAGAAAATAGACGACCAGATAAAGGCGAAAGTAATTGATTTTGGTGCGATTGAGTACAATTCTCCAGGCACAGACCTTTCCAAATTTTTGATTCTTAACTGCACGAGAGAAGTCAGAACGtcgaaattgaattttgttatcgATGCTTATCATAAAGCTTTGTGTGATTGTTTGGAAGAGGCTGATGTATCAAATTTAGAAAGGTTTTCAAAGCCAAAATTTCTGGAAGAATATAAAACTACTGCTCTGTGTGTTTTTGcgtgtaattctttttttatcccaCGTACATTTGATTTTGTGTCGGACAGTGTTGAAACTCTGATTAATTTGACCGGAGAAGAATCTTACAGATTTTATTATGAAGTAGGAGGTGATGAAATGACTAAGATATTCGTAGGAATCTTGCAAGATTTGAGGGAATCTGGTTGTTTGGATTTCTTTTTG